The Microcoleus sp. bin38.metabat.b11b12b14.051 genome segment TTTGTCACCCAAGGAAAGTTGCCCAGTACCAGCACCTGATGATTAAATTGGTTGATTAATGATGTCCAGTCAAACTCAAAAAAATCTCCTTGCTTAACTTCACATCTCTGATCCGGTAATAATTCATTTTTTTCTGTAAATTCTCTTAAATAACTTGGATTTATTTCAACGCCGATAATGTTGCTAGCAAAGGGAAACAAATTTGCAGCAGCTTCAATGAAATTACCTATTCCACAAGTTGGCTCAATGATAACTTTGGGGTTAATATCAAGTTCTATCAATTTCCGACAAACCATCTCAGCTAATTCTGGGGGTGTCTGAAAATCTCCGTATTCTACTTTCGCTTTATGAGAATTGGAAATCATGAGTTAAATCTGTAAACTGCTATCACGCCGTCTTCTTTTCCGGCACGCTCAATTACTCTGCCATACTGAAGTCGCCATTGCAACGCATTAGAAATAGTCAAAAATCCCTGTAGGGGCGGATTTATCATTATTTCGTCGGCAATTTTATCGGCTTCAATTTCGTCAACAGGTAGATTTCTGTCAAGCAGAAAAGCCAGCAAATCATCTTTGTTACCTTCGTTCTCTAAAATATTGCGAATTCCACGGGTCATTTGAAAATCTGCTGTTCTTTCCGCACTTACGTAAATTGTATGCAGAATATTCAGCGTTGCAGTTCGATTTGTGCTGTTGTCTGTCTTTTCGTAAACAAAGATAATCAGTGAATATCCAAGCCCAAAAATCTTTTGTCTTGCAGATTTAAAAGGGCATGAGGATTGTGGTTGTTTAACGCTTGTTACTTTGACATCCACAAGTAGTCCGGGAAAATCGATGCCGCTTGCTGAGTTTCCTTCTAAAAATTCATATCGCAGCTTGAGATACAGTTTGAACTTTTGTTCTAAATATGTCCCAATAGCCTTTCCGTCTGTGACTCCGTAAAGCAGAGGTTCTGGATGTTGAGACTCGGCTGCTGAAAATATTGCTGCTTCAGAACAAAGAATTTGTACAGTCAGAATCGTCATAAAGCGATGCTTTTAGAATTTGTGAACATATACTTTCAATGAATGTTAGTGGGTTACGGCGCGGTTTAATATCTATCGATGAGTAACCTAAGTTATACCATGTTTGGTATTGTTCAGTATAACTCCCAAGTTTTGCAAGTTAAATTAGGTTCAAGTAAACAAATCCGAAATTATTTTGCGGGCTGCTGTTTCTTAACCGCTCTGTCACGCAAAGTGCTGTAGGTAGATGAGTGCAAAAATACAGGGATATTCCCGAAGAGAGCGCATGAAGTGAAGCTGTCTTAGCAGGCGATATCTGATGAAAACACTTCGCGGGCGGTGGCGAGAGTTTTACATTGTATTGCACAGCAAGGTTTTTTGATGCTAAATTAATCTTTACCTGATGGCAGACAGTTCGTTCACTAATTTTATTCTGCCGCGGCATACAGAGCGCAGCAGGCGATCGATCGAGCGTTTGTCTTCCTCGGTTAAGCTGTCGTCAAAGATAGCAGCCAACAAGCCGTAGCGATCGGCTAAAGTAATATAGCCTCTATGATTGACTTCGGCAAACAGCTCGCCCAAAGCAGATGGAATCAGGTTTACAGGAGTTTGCATAGAGTTTGACTCTCAATTGGACATTGCGCGATCGCCTTTTTTAGGGGCAGCAGAGAGCGATCGCACCCTAATATCTTCTCGGTATATTTCCTTGAAAGCTGTGACAATTAACAGCTAAATTTGTGACAGCAAACAGCCAAGTTTGTGAACGATATCACATTCAATTTTGTCAAATTAGGCATCAAATTTGCAGTTGCTTTGTTTGCACCAACATAGCAACTGCAAAATTAATTTGTCCTAAAGATTGTAAATCGGCACTGGTTCCACCGCTTCAGCTAACTCAAACCCAAATACCCGGGAATAGAAATAGAATTCGCCGTCAAGAGTTCTTTTGATATTTTCGGCGCGGCGAAAACCGTGCTGTTCCCCTTCATAAGCAACGTAAGCAACCGGCAAACCTTTAGCTTTCAATATCTCTACCATCATTTCGGCTTGATTCGGCGGCACTACTTTATCTTCCAATCCTTGAAAGAAGATAACGGGACAAGATAAACGTTCGGCTGAATGAATGGGCGATCGCGCTACATACAAATCTTTGCGTTCCGGATATGGCCCGATCAATCCATCCAGATAGCGCGCTTCAAACTTGTGAGTATCAGTTGCCAAGGCTTCCAAATCGCTCACTCCATAATAGCTCGCACCGGCCTTAAACACGTCGCGGAAAGTCAGAGCGCACAGAGTCGTGTAGCCCCCTGCACTGCCTCCGGCGATCGCCATTCTGGCATTGTCCACCAAACCTTTTTCGGCTAAATATTTAGCACCGTTAGCGCAGTCATCAACATCAACAATACCCCAACTATCTTGCAGCCTTCTGCGATATTCCCGGCCGTAACCCGTGCTACCGCCGTAGTTGACATCAAGGACAGCAAAACCGCGACTCGTCCAATATTGAATTCTCAAATTCATGCTGCTAGAAGTAGCAGCAGTAGGGCCGCCGTGACTTTTGACAACTAGCGGCGGTTTTTCACCCGCAGGTGCGGCGAAGTCTTG includes the following:
- a CDS encoding restriction endonuclease yields the protein MTILTVQILCSEAAIFSAAESQHPEPLLYGVTDGKAIGTYLEQKFKLYLKLRYEFLEGNSASGIDFPGLLVDVKVTSVKQPQSSCPFKSARQKIFGLGYSLIIFVYEKTDNSTNRTATLNILHTIYVSAERTADFQMTRGIRNILENEGNKDDLLAFLLDRNLPVDEIEADKIADEIMINPPLQGFLTISNALQWRLQYGRVIERAGKEDGVIAVYRFNS